The Lutibacter profundi genome includes a region encoding these proteins:
- a CDS encoding PDDEXK nuclease domain-containing protein, which yields MSKIKENINVDFYNKVVQLLSIARKSVIQRVNKTMVYTYFEIGKIIVEEEQKGKIRAKYGKKILKGLSEKLSKEFGRGFSQRNLEQMRQFYVVYSKTQTLSAEFTNKKSETVPRISDSIDFQLSWSHYLFLVRVDNPDERKFYEIEAINNSWSLRELQRQFGTALFERLALSRDKKGVKKLSEKGQIIEKPKDTVKDPYILEFLGFPEESKYSETELEQKIIDKLEHFLLEFGKGYTFVGRQVRFTFDDKHFRVDLVFYNRILQCFVLVDLKIGEITHQDLGQMQMYVNYYDRKVKLENENKTIGIILCKKKNETLVEITLPENNEQIFASKYQTVLPSKQELKQLIENKGDE from the coding sequence ATGTCTAAAATTAAAGAAAATATAAATGTAGATTTTTACAATAAAGTTGTTCAATTGCTTAGTATTGCTCGTAAATCAGTAATTCAGAGGGTGAATAAAACAATGGTTTATACCTATTTTGAGATTGGTAAAATTATTGTTGAAGAAGAGCAAAAAGGAAAAATAAGAGCAAAATACGGTAAAAAGATACTGAAAGGCCTTTCGGAAAAGTTAAGTAAAGAGTTTGGTCGTGGTTTTTCACAAAGGAATCTTGAGCAAATGCGTCAATTTTATGTAGTTTATTCAAAAACGCAAACACTGTCTGCGGAATTTACCAATAAAAAATCCGAAACAGTGCCTCGGATTTCTGATAGCATTGACTTTCAATTAAGTTGGTCTCATTATCTATTCTTGGTTAGGGTTGATAATCCTGACGAAAGAAAGTTTTATGAAATTGAAGCAATAAATAATAGCTGGAGTTTAAGAGAACTACAACGACAATTTGGCACAGCCTTATTTGAAAGGTTGGCATTGAGCAGAGATAAAAAAGGTGTTAAAAAATTATCTGAGAAAGGACAAATAATTGAAAAACCAAAAGATACCGTTAAAGATCCCTATATTCTTGAGTTTTTAGGCTTTCCGGAAGAAAGTAAATATTCTGAAACTGAATTGGAACAAAAAATCATAGATAAATTAGAACATTTTTTACTTGAATTTGGGAAAGGATATACATTTGTAGGGCGACAAGTTCGTTTTACTTTTGATGATAAACATTTTAGAGTAGATTTAGTTTTCTATAATAGAATTTTACAATGTTTTGTATTGGTAGATTTGAAAATAGGAGAAATTACACATCAAGATTTAGGACAAATGCAAATGTATGTTAATTATTATGACCGGAAAGTAAAACTTGAAAATGAAAATAAAACAATCGGAATAATTCTATGTAAAAAAAAGAATGAAACATTAGTTGAGATAACCTTGCCCGAAAACAATGAACAAATATTTGCTAGCAAATATCAAACAGTATTGCCTAGCAAACAAGAACTAAAACAATTGATTGAAAATAAAGGAGATGAATAA
- a CDS encoding DegT/DnrJ/EryC1/StrS family aminotransferase — MINVTKTFFPPIAEYQKQLKRIWKNEWLTNRGELVLELEDSLKKYLSVSNLLLTNNGTIPLQIALKNLGKGGEIITTPFSYVATTAAIVWENCTPVFVDIHPDYLTIDETKIEAAITSKTTAILATHVFGNPCNIEAIEAIAKKHHLKVIYDAAHTFGVTYKGKSIFDYGDVSTCSFHATKLFHTGEGGAIFSANKKLFHKLFYSHNFGHKTATSFHGLGINGKMSELQAAMGLTVLPYMDIILKGRKKVVNFYNAHLDFTRLQKLKIRENTQWNYSYYPVIFKSEVMLLEVQQLLNDEQIFPRRYFYPSLNTLNYVVDNKKMLISESIASRVLCLPLYKELKENEITKISNIINNSVLC; from the coding sequence ATGATTAACGTTACTAAAACTTTTTTTCCACCAATAGCTGAATATCAAAAGCAATTAAAACGCATTTGGAAAAATGAATGGTTGACTAATCGTGGTGAGCTCGTGTTAGAACTAGAAGATAGTTTAAAAAAATATTTATCAGTATCTAATTTGCTTTTAACAAACAATGGAACAATTCCTTTGCAAATAGCTTTAAAAAATTTAGGAAAAGGTGGAGAGATTATAACAACTCCTTTTAGCTATGTAGCAACTACGGCAGCTATTGTTTGGGAAAATTGCACACCTGTTTTTGTAGATATTCACCCAGATTATTTAACGATAGATGAAACCAAAATTGAAGCAGCAATAACTTCTAAAACAACGGCTATTTTGGCAACTCATGTATTTGGAAACCCTTGTAATATTGAAGCTATTGAAGCTATTGCTAAAAAACATCATTTAAAAGTAATTTACGATGCTGCACATACTTTTGGCGTAACTTATAAGGGTAAATCTATTTTTGACTATGGAGACGTAAGTACTTGTAGCTTTCATGCAACCAAACTTTTTCATACAGGCGAAGGAGGTGCCATTTTTTCTGCCAATAAAAAATTATTTCATAAGTTGTTTTACAGCCATAATTTTGGACATAAAACAGCAACATCATTTCATGGTTTGGGTATTAACGGAAAAATGTCTGAGCTACAAGCGGCAATGGGCTTGACAGTATTACCCTATATGGATATCATATTAAAAGGCAGAAAAAAAGTAGTTAATTTTTACAATGCACATTTAGATTTTACAAGGTTACAAAAGCTGAAAATTAGAGAAAATACTCAATGGAATTATAGCTATTATCCTGTAATTTTTAAAAGTGAAGTAATGTTATTAGAAGTGCAACAACTATTAAATGATGAACAAATTTTCCCAAGGCGTTATTTTTATCCCTCTCTAAATACGTTAAACTATGTTGTTGATAACAAAAAAATGCTAATATCAGAAAGTATTGCTTCTCGGGTACTATGTTTACCTCTATATAAGGAATTAAAAGAAAACGAAATAACTAAGATTTCTAATATTATAAATAATAGTGTGTTATGTTAA
- a CDS encoding Gfo/Idh/MocA family oxidoreductase — protein sequence MKNFALIGASGYIAPRHMKAIKETNNNLVAALDKFDSVGIIDSYFPNADFFTEFERFDRHISKLTHEQNIPLNYVSICTPNYLHDAHIRFALRQGADAICEKPLVLNPWNMDALGKIEQETGNKIYNILQLRVHPSIIALKQKIANGPKDKIYNVDLTYLTSRGHWYYTSWKGDVSKSGGIATNIGVHFFDMLSWIFGDLKQNIVHINTHDRSAGYLEFEKARVRWFLAINYDVLPDEIKAKGQRTYRSITIEGEELEFSGGFTNLHTTSYQEILKGNGYGLEAPRQAIEIVHAIRHAKPIGAKGEYHPFVKKPLAKHPFEK from the coding sequence ATGAAAAATTTCGCATTGATAGGCGCCAGTGGTTATATAGCACCACGTCATATGAAAGCCATAAAGGAAACCAACAATAACTTGGTAGCTGCTTTAGATAAGTTTGATAGTGTAGGTATTATTGATAGTTATTTCCCAAATGCCGATTTTTTTACCGAGTTTGAACGCTTTGACCGTCATATCTCTAAACTCACACACGAGCAAAACATTCCGTTAAACTACGTAAGTATATGCACACCCAATTACTTGCACGATGCACATATTCGCTTTGCATTACGACAAGGTGCAGATGCCATTTGCGAAAAACCGTTGGTGTTAAACCCTTGGAATATGGATGCTTTAGGAAAGATAGAGCAAGAAACAGGTAATAAAATTTACAATATTTTACAGTTGCGGGTACATCCTAGCATTATTGCGCTAAAACAAAAAATTGCTAACGGACCCAAAGATAAAATATACAATGTAGATTTAACCTACTTAACATCGCGTGGCCATTGGTATTACACTTCGTGGAAAGGCGATGTGTCAAAATCTGGAGGCATTGCTACCAATATAGGCGTGCATTTTTTTGATATGCTCTCGTGGATATTTGGAGATTTAAAACAAAACATAGTTCATATAAACACACACGACCGTTCTGCTGGTTATTTAGAATTTGAAAAAGCCAGAGTTCGTTGGTTTTTAGCCATTAATTACGATGTTTTGCCCGATGAAATAAAAGCCAAAGGGCAACGTACCTATCGCTCTATCACCATTGAAGGCGAAGAATTAGAATTTAGCGGTGGTTTTACCAATTTACACACCACCTCATATCAAGAAATATTAAAAGGCAACGGCTACGGATTAGAAGCGCCACGCCAAGCCATAGAAATTGTACATGCCATACGCCATGCCAAACCAATAGGCGCAAAAGGCGAATACCATCCTTTTGTAAAAAAACCATTGGCAAAGCACCCGTTTGAGAAGTGA
- a CDS encoding acetyltransferase, giving the protein MLIIGAKGFAKEVLEIFYQQNQVDAVAFYDDVNDDVGDFLYNIFPILKNENQVKDFFSKNGIQFTIGLGNPKSRYQLYRKFVSLGGEYTSSISPLAVIGNYDNKIEEGVNIMTNTILTNSIKIGKGVLINLSCTIGHDTKIEDFVEICPGVNISGNCFIDKFTFIGTNVTILPNVKIGKNVTIGAGAVVTKNIPDNSIAMGIPAKVVKTKEPLNF; this is encoded by the coding sequence ATGTTAATAATTGGAGCAAAAGGATTTGCTAAAGAAGTGTTAGAAATATTTTATCAACAAAACCAAGTGGATGCAGTTGCATTCTATGATGATGTAAATGATGATGTTGGTGATTTTCTTTATAACATATTTCCAATACTTAAAAATGAAAATCAGGTTAAAGATTTTTTTAGTAAAAATGGTATACAATTTACCATAGGTTTAGGAAACCCGAAGTCACGTTATCAGTTATATAGAAAATTTGTGAGCTTAGGTGGAGAATATACATCTAGTATTAGTCCTTTAGCTGTAATAGGTAATTACGATAATAAGATTGAAGAAGGTGTTAATATTATGACAAACACCATTTTAACAAATAGCATTAAAATAGGAAAAGGTGTTTTAATAAACTTATCTTGTACCATAGGCCATGATACAAAAATTGAAGATTTTGTTGAAATTTGCCCAGGTGTTAATATTTCAGGTAATTGCTTTATTGATAAGTTTACTTTTATAGGAACAAATGTTACTATATTACCCAATGTAAAAATTGGAAAAAATGTTACAATTGGTGCAGGTGCTGTGGTAACAAAAAATATACCAGATAATTCAATTGCAATGGGTATACCTGCAAAAGTAGTTAAAACAAAAGAACCCTTAAATTTTTAA
- a CDS encoding glycosyltransferase family 2 protein — protein MSKTPMVSVIMITYNHEKYIEQAIEGVLMQKNNFEVELIISNDASSDNTDEIAKKIISNYKGKIEIRYYNHIQNKGISKNFSWSVSKSRGRYIAICEGDDYWIDSYKLHKQVDFLKKNKDYGIVSTLRKNLNQTTGIIKKEKKLKHDIETCDFKDVILGKKGVIATLTVLVRSSLIYEFIDLYEKNKDEISILDYNIWIYVSYYSKIAILNEYTAVYRILPNSASHSTCQWNLRKHYFYGFIFIIEYFNISSKDYVKEALYLRAKLRYLIASKAKDIKSCRIMDEILLENKDYLRSILLNISNKVPIVIPIIQLIDRYLICLKFKK, from the coding sequence ATGAGTAAAACCCCTATGGTTAGTGTAATCATGATTACTTATAATCATGAAAAATATATTGAACAAGCCATTGAAGGGGTTTTGATGCAAAAAAATAACTTTGAAGTTGAATTAATTATTTCTAATGATGCATCATCTGATAATACTGATGAAATCGCAAAAAAAATAATTAGCAATTATAAGGGTAAAATAGAGATTAGATATTATAATCACATACAAAATAAGGGTATATCTAAAAATTTTTCTTGGTCTGTTAGTAAATCTAGAGGGAGATATATTGCAATTTGCGAAGGTGATGACTATTGGATAGATTCTTACAAGTTGCATAAGCAGGTAGATTTTCTAAAAAAGAATAAAGATTATGGTATTGTTAGCACATTAAGAAAAAATCTTAATCAAACTACAGGAATTATAAAAAAAGAAAAAAAACTAAAACACGATATAGAAACATGTGATTTTAAAGATGTTATTTTAGGAAAAAAAGGTGTTATTGCTACATTAACAGTATTAGTTCGGAGTTCATTAATCTATGAATTTATAGATTTATATGAAAAAAATAAAGATGAAATTTCAATTCTAGATTATAATATTTGGATTTATGTTTCATATTATAGTAAGATTGCTATATTAAATGAATATACAGCAGTTTATAGAATTTTACCTAACAGTGCATCTCACTCTACTTGTCAATGGAATCTTAGAAAGCATTACTTTTATGGTTTTATTTTTATAATTGAATATTTTAATATATCGAGTAAAGATTATGTAAAAGAAGCTTTATATTTAAGAGCTAAGCTAAGATACTTAATAGCCAGTAAAGCAAAGGATATAAAATCTTGTAGAATAATGGATGAAATTTTATTAGAAAACAAAGATTACTTGAGAAGCATTTTATTAAATATATCAAATAAAGTTCCTATTGTAATTCCAATTATTCAGCTTATAGATAGGTATTTAATATGTTTAAAGTTTAAAAAGTAA
- a CDS encoding glycosyltransferase family 2 protein: MKQPLVSITMSVYNVEQYLRSSLDCIVNQTLKNIEIICIDDGSTDSSLEILNQYAQNDARIKVTAKPNNEGLAVARNEALALATGKYVTFVDGDDLFDVTMLEKAYQLAESEDADMVLWDYITFWNPTEIQIKKQVPSTLLNIAETNKIALLQRPAFTWIKLIKTAVAKEINISFPKGLTRQDIPVHWQLITQLNAIALLPERLSYYRQQLQATTHKADERLFDLATVMDKTKAYLEQHKIYQTYKEEFLRQQLNVLAGMYDKVPTKLKPKALELIKERLHADQLNYIESNKPLRWQSKLFYKTLKGDILAKMKQNCWLAIRSVYRFFKQ, translated from the coding sequence ATGAAACAACCACTAGTTTCCATAACCATGTCAGTGTACAATGTAGAACAATACCTGCGTAGCAGTTTAGATTGTATTGTAAACCAAACACTTAAAAATATAGAAATTATTTGTATAGATGATGGTTCTACCGACAGTTCGTTGGAAATTTTAAACCAGTATGCCCAAAATGATGCGCGTATAAAGGTAACTGCGAAACCGAATAACGAAGGTTTAGCCGTTGCACGTAATGAAGCTTTGGCACTGGCAACAGGAAAGTATGTTACTTTTGTAGATGGTGACGATTTATTTGACGTTACGATGCTAGAAAAAGCCTATCAATTAGCCGAAAGTGAAGATGCAGACATGGTACTTTGGGATTATATTACCTTTTGGAATCCTACTGAAATTCAAATAAAAAAACAAGTGCCTTCAACATTGTTAAACATTGCTGAAACTAATAAAATAGCCTTATTACAACGCCCAGCTTTTACGTGGATTAAATTAATTAAAACAGCGGTTGCAAAAGAAATAAACATTTCATTTCCAAAAGGGCTAACACGGCAAGATATTCCGGTACATTGGCAATTAATAACGCAATTAAATGCCATTGCGCTACTACCAGAACGGTTGAGTTATTACAGGCAACAGCTACAAGCCACCACACATAAAGCAGATGAGCGTTTGTTTGATTTGGCTACGGTAATGGACAAAACCAAAGCGTACTTAGAACAACATAAGATATACCAAACCTATAAAGAGGAGTTTTTAAGGCAACAACTAAATGTATTGGCCGGAATGTATGATAAGGTGCCAACAAAGTTAAAACCCAAAGCATTAGAATTAATAAAAGAGCGTTTACATGCAGACCAGTTGAACTATATTGAAAGCAACAAGCCTTTACGTTGGCAATCAAAATTATTTTATAAGACCTTAAAGGGTGATATATTAGCTAAAATGAAACAAAATTGTTGGTTGGCAATACGAAGTGTGTATCGGTTTTTTAAACAATAA
- a CDS encoding ATP-grasp fold amidoligase family protein, with product MKKLRNILTQLKNNNLLLYYVWTEFVRLKGQKALKKYTDIEAVTNMYYAYSGSYPNLKNPTLFSEKMQWLKLYYRNPTMPIAADKFEVRAYLKQKGYAHLLNKLIQVYDNVADIDLKKLPNKFVLKASHGSGWNLIVKDKTTINWFLWKRILKSWLKHNIFWNGREWVYKNIKPQLVCEHYLEDKSGALMDYKFHCFNGKAQFIQANNGRGQKKHAQNFYDLNWKLAPFGKDLTPLPEVQIPKPCGFNEMLVIANDLASEFPYTRVDFYEVNKKIIFGELTFFPASGMPDFKPQKYDKIWGEMLILPKQKTI from the coding sequence ATGAAAAAATTACGTAACATACTTACTCAATTAAAGAATAACAATTTACTGCTGTATTATGTTTGGACAGAATTTGTGCGATTAAAAGGACAAAAAGCACTAAAAAAATACACTGATATAGAGGCCGTAACCAATATGTATTACGCGTATTCTGGGAGCTATCCAAATTTAAAAAATCCAACCTTATTTAGTGAAAAAATGCAATGGTTAAAATTGTATTACCGCAATCCAACAATGCCTATAGCAGCCGATAAATTTGAAGTAAGAGCTTATTTAAAACAAAAGGGCTATGCACATTTGCTAAACAAGTTAATACAAGTGTACGATAATGTAGCGGATATTGATTTAAAAAAATTACCCAACAAATTTGTACTAAAAGCAAGCCATGGCAGTGGTTGGAATTTAATAGTAAAAGATAAAACCACCATAAATTGGTTTTTGTGGAAACGTATTTTAAAAAGCTGGTTAAAACACAATATTTTTTGGAATGGTAGAGAGTGGGTGTATAAAAATATAAAACCACAATTAGTATGTGAACACTATTTGGAAGACAAAAGCGGTGCTTTAATGGATTATAAATTTCATTGTTTTAACGGAAAAGCACAATTTATTCAAGCAAACAATGGTAGAGGTCAAAAAAAACATGCTCAAAATTTTTACGATTTAAATTGGAAGTTGGCGCCTTTTGGAAAAGATTTAACACCTTTGCCAGAGGTACAAATACCAAAGCCTTGCGGGTTTAATGAAATGCTTGTTATTGCAAATGATTTAGCATCAGAGTTTCCCTATACAAGAGTTGATTTTTACGAAGTAAATAAAAAAATTATCTTTGGAGAATTAACCTTTTTTCCTGCAAGCGGTATGCCCGATTTTAAGCCCCAAAAATACGATAAAATATGGGGCGAAATGCTTATTTTACCTAAACAAAAAACCATATAA
- a CDS encoding class I SAM-dependent methyltransferase has translation MNLSQEQQVQDNFYKFPYHYAVQFKQYFSMVYLFDWGLNYASAVELLLQKIAKNNNVKSIIDIGCGEGRLSRELCLKFPNVKVTGVDYSNRPIQLAKALNYELDIEFITANIIEDKLPQKYHVATLMEVYEHIEPKNAEQFLKGVYNILENNGILHLTVPHKNVPVAPHHFRHFSVKTLTDELEKHFEILEVIPFEKISAKRKWLMRIFANKVFILNHKKCNNWLYNYYKKKLFYVKDESQCQRIYVQCKKRLKTTI, from the coding sequence ATGAATTTATCACAAGAACAACAAGTACAAGATAATTTTTATAAATTTCCGTACCATTATGCAGTACAGTTTAAACAATATTTTTCTATGGTTTACCTGTTTGATTGGGGATTAAATTATGCTTCTGCGGTAGAGTTATTGCTTCAAAAAATTGCTAAAAATAACAATGTAAAATCAATTATTGATATTGGTTGTGGCGAAGGAAGACTATCTAGAGAGTTGTGTTTAAAGTTTCCCAATGTTAAAGTAACCGGAGTTGATTATTCAAATCGTCCTATTCAATTAGCAAAGGCTTTGAATTATGAACTAGACATTGAGTTTATTACTGCAAATATTATTGAAGATAAATTACCTCAAAAATACCATGTAGCCACATTAATGGAAGTTTATGAGCATATTGAGCCTAAAAATGCCGAACAGTTTTTAAAAGGTGTGTACAATATTTTGGAAAATAATGGAATTTTACATCTTACCGTACCTCATAAAAATGTACCGGTAGCACCACATCATTTCAGGCATTTTTCTGTTAAAACACTTACTGATGAACTTGAAAAACATTTTGAAATATTAGAAGTAATTCCTTTTGAAAAAATAAGTGCAAAACGAAAATGGTTAATGCGAATTTTTGCCAATAAGGTTTTTATACTCAATCATAAAAAATGCAATAATTGGTTGTACAATTATTATAAAAAAAAGCTTTTTTATGTAAAAGATGAAAGTCAATGCCAACGAATTTATGTGCAATGTAAAAAACGGTTGAAAACCACTATTTAA
- a CDS encoding ATP-binding protein: MIRREAQTKLIQLAQSFKVVAVIGPRQSGKTTLVKAVFNKKEYLSLENLDTRNYAIEDPRGFLENLPNGAILDEIQRVPSLFSYLQEIIDNNTQKGLFILTGSNNFLLQENIAQTLAGRVGFITLLPFSVRELSKTKFSKQTDFDYILNGFYPPVYDQNINPSDWYPNYIRTYIERDVRQIKNINNLLIFEKFMQVLAGQTAQELNLNAISIDVGVNLKTIKSWIGILESSFVIYLLKAHHKNYKKTIVKRPKLYFYDVGLACSLLRINKPEHLENNPFKGALFETMVVIDLVKYYANKAIIPPLFYWRDKTGHEIDLIIDTYNKTIPIEIKFGKTFMSNWFKNINYWKKLSHENEAFVLYAGVQEQKRTNNNQVFNWKNNAFLEDYL, translated from the coding sequence ATGATTCGTAGAGAAGCACAAACAAAGTTAATTCAATTAGCACAGTCATTTAAAGTTGTTGCCGTTATTGGTCCAAGACAATCTGGTAAAACTACTTTAGTTAAAGCGGTATTTAACAAAAAAGAATACCTATCGTTAGAAAACTTAGATACACGAAATTACGCCATAGAAGATCCAAGAGGCTTTTTAGAAAACTTACCTAACGGTGCAATTTTAGATGAAATACAACGTGTTCCTTCGTTGTTTTCTTACCTTCAAGAAATTATAGATAACAACACTCAAAAAGGGTTATTTATTTTAACGGGCTCTAATAATTTTCTATTACAAGAAAATATAGCACAAACCCTAGCAGGTAGAGTGGGTTTTATAACATTATTGCCATTCTCGGTTAGAGAACTCTCAAAAACCAAATTTAGTAAACAAACAGATTTTGATTATATATTAAATGGATTTTACCCTCCGGTTTATGACCAAAATATAAATCCATCAGATTGGTATCCTAATTATATAAGAACCTATATAGAAAGAGATGTAAGGCAAATAAAAAATATTAATAACCTTTTAATATTTGAGAAATTTATGCAAGTTTTAGCTGGGCAAACAGCACAAGAACTCAATTTAAATGCTATAAGTATTGATGTAGGTGTAAATTTAAAAACAATAAAATCTTGGATTGGTATTTTAGAAAGTAGTTTTGTTATTTACCTGCTAAAGGCACACCACAAAAACTACAAAAAAACAATAGTAAAAAGACCAAAATTATATTTTTACGATGTTGGTTTGGCTTGCTCATTATTAAGAATTAACAAACCAGAACATCTAGAAAACAACCCATTTAAAGGAGCACTTTTTGAAACCATGGTGGTTATTGATTTGGTTAAATATTATGCCAATAAAGCAATTATTCCACCGTTATTTTATTGGAGAGATAAAACAGGACATGAAATAGATTTAATAATAGATACCTATAATAAAACAATACCTATAGAAATTAAATTTGGTAAAACCTTTATGAGTAATTGGTTTAAAAATATTAACTATTGGAAAAAACTAAGCCATGAAAATGAAGCATTTGTACTTTACGCAGGTGTTCAAGAACAAAAAAGAACTAATAACAATCAAGTTTTTAATTGGAAAAACAATGCTTTTTTAGAAGATTATTTATAA
- a CDS encoding lipopolysaccharide biosynthesis protein has product MSLKKKALSGVFWTFLQQFSTQGIAFVVSVILARLLLPEEFGLIAMISVFMGIGTILMNAGLGSSLIRSKNPNQEDYSTVFFFNLGGSVVIYAIIFAIAPYIANFYNQDILTNIVRWYAITFIINAFSMIQLTRLTKLMDFKTQMIVAVPSLIVSGGVGIYMAYSGYGVWSLVGQILTQSIVSTLQLWYWSKWTPSWVFSKEKFIYHFNFGYKLTLSGILDTIFTNAYAIIIGKFFPIAKVGYYQRANSLQLFPVGSISAVIGKVSYPLFAKIQDDDVQLKSVYKKIMQMIVFIVAPTLIVLGVLAEPLFRFLFTEKWLPAVPYFQILIFTGILYPIHAYNLNILNVKGRSDLFLKLEVIKKTITIIVIVIAFQFGIYGLLYGSVLVSLLAFFVNTYYSGKFINYSTFEQVKDILPILALALITGILVYGIDYAVIKLFKYDLVRLLIGGFMAFVFYIPLSYLFKLNSLTELINIIKKL; this is encoded by the coding sequence ATGTCATTAAAGAAAAAGGCCCTTTCTGGAGTTTTTTGGACTTTCTTGCAGCAGTTTAGTACACAGGGGATAGCATTTGTGGTTTCTGTTATCTTAGCTCGCTTATTATTACCTGAAGAGTTTGGGCTTATAGCAATGATTTCAGTCTTTATGGGTATAGGAACAATATTGATGAATGCTGGTTTGGGCTCCTCATTAATACGTTCCAAAAACCCAAACCAAGAAGACTATTCTACTGTTTTTTTTTTTAATTTAGGTGGTAGTGTTGTAATTTATGCTATAATATTTGCAATTGCACCATACATAGCCAATTTTTATAACCAAGATATATTGACAAATATTGTGCGTTGGTATGCTATTACTTTTATTATAAATGCTTTCTCTATGATTCAGTTAACACGATTAACTAAACTAATGGATTTCAAAACTCAAATGATAGTAGCAGTACCATCGCTCATTGTGAGTGGTGGTGTTGGAATTTATATGGCTTATTCAGGATATGGAGTATGGAGTTTAGTAGGGCAAATATTGACACAATCAATTGTAAGTACCTTACAATTGTGGTATTGGTCTAAATGGACTCCTTCTTGGGTGTTTAGTAAAGAAAAATTTATATATCATTTTAATTTTGGTTATAAACTGACGTTATCAGGTATTTTAGATACTATTTTTACAAATGCTTATGCTATCATCATAGGAAAATTTTTCCCAATAGCAAAAGTAGGTTACTATCAACGAGCTAATAGTTTACAACTCTTCCCCGTTGGTAGTATTTCAGCTGTGATAGGAAAGGTTAGTTATCCTTTATTTGCGAAAATACAAGATGATGATGTACAATTAAAAAGTGTTTATAAAAAAATTATGCAAATGATTGTTTTTATTGTAGCTCCTACACTAATAGTTTTGGGTGTTTTGGCAGAACCTTTATTTCGCTTTTTGTTTACAGAAAAATGGTTACCTGCGGTTCCATATTTTCAAATCTTAATATTTACAGGTATTTTATACCCTATTCATGCGTATAATTTAAATATCCTTAATGTAAAAGGAAGAAGTGATTTATTTTTAAAGTTAGAAGTTATAAAGAAAACAATAACTATCATAGTAATTGTTATTGCTTTTCAATTTGGTATTTATGGGTTGCTATATGGGAGTGTCTTAGTATCTCTACTAGCATTTTTTGTAAATACATATTATTCAGGTAAATTTATTAATTATTCTACTTTTGAACAGGTTAAAGATATCCTACCTATTTTAGCTTTAGCATTAATAACAGGTATATTAGTATATGGGATTGATTATGCCGTAATTAAATTGTTTAAATATGATTTAGTTCGTTTGTTAATAGGTGGTTTTATGGCATTTGTTTTTTATATACCTTTATCTTATCTATTTAAGTTAAATTCTTTAACTGAACTTATAAATATTATAAAAAAACTATGA